A DNA window from Enoplosus armatus isolate fEnoArm2 chromosome 9, fEnoArm2.hap1, whole genome shotgun sequence contains the following coding sequences:
- the LOC139290823 gene encoding doublecortin domain-containing protein 2-like, protein MSSEKPNFLSQPVVKNIFMFRNGDPYYDARRIVINQKRVSNFETLLREVTGGIQAPFGAVRNIYTPRGGHKVDCLESLQSGEQYVAAGRERFKRLDYLQIGSRRKRMMQTLPMQAKPLPPNRIIVSARFLKPIKEPCTIFVVANGDVLNPAMRLLVHQRMLGQFDRILEMITEKMGLRVLGGVRSLYTYEGNQVTDGNQLESSQLYVAVGRERFKKLPYSDLLFTKPRGTRRVNGMKAYSLPPIYRFSKQNGNSKSMVRCSDSGDRDSKASPPSHNGNNKEHLSSIVREISQARLMSLRKKRSGQSVTLGVSDNDDVESKADDGNAEHKTPKDRPAEAKPADDNTKAAEDGKKPGEKDEAAAENTTEEDTSASIEEKEENQETNGEKEGGEEKKENDEKEGEATAGSEEKKEEVGEEVKEEVTDESKGGVKSEEQGSSSSNGDKTQDSKEKEDGSHTSSEGEKDEQEKNIEEEKQEKNGGMGENSSKEQVNDVDTGEEQKETENSNDPGKTLSDNKTKENDNGRSSSSNSNQEEDVSKTTEGASKGEEERKVNGEVSGEDDEVDSEAELDMGEKHSESGNDSTANGEKGEDDGKDNQEKSRKEED, encoded by the exons ATGAGCTCGGAGAAGCCAAACTTTCTGTCTCAGCCCGTCGTgaagaacattttcatgttcCGAAACGGTGACCCGTACTACGACGCTCGCCGGATTGTGATAAATCAAAAGAGGGTGTCCAACTTTGAGACTTTGCTGAGAGAGGTGACCGGCGGGATTCAAGCCCCATTTGGAGCGGTGAGAAACATCTACACACCGAGAGGGGGTCACAAGGTGGACTGCTTGGAGAGCCTTCAGAGCGGGGAGCAGTACGTCGCTGCTGGGAGGGAGAGATTCAAAAGGCTGGA TTATCTACAGATTGGCTCAAGAAGGAAGAGAATGATGCAGACTCTTCCAATGCAG GCCAAACCGCTGCCACCGAACAGAATCATTGTGTCAGCTCGATTCCTGAAACCCATCAAGGAGCCGTGTACAATATT TGTGGTAGCAAATGGCGATGTCTTGAACCCCGCCATGAGGCTGTTGGTCCACCAGAGGATGCTTGGGCAGTTTGACCGAATACTAGAGATGATCACAGAGAAGATGGGTTTGAGAGTCCTGGGTGGTGTTCGAAG TCTCTACACCTATGAAGGCAACCAGGTGACTGATGGGAATCAGCTGGAGAGCAGTCAGCTTTATGTGGCTGTGGGAAGAGAAAGGTTTAAGAAGCTGCCCTACAGTGACCTACTCTTCACCAAACCCAGAGGGACAAGGAGGGTCAATGG aaTGAAAGCTTATTCTCTACCACCTATCTACAGATTCTCCAagcaaaatggaaat AGTAAGTCTATGGTCCGATGCAGTGATAGTGGCGATCGAGACTCCAAGGCCTCTCCTCCGAGCCACAATGGTAACAACAAGGAACATCTGTCCTCCATCGTCAGAGAGATCTCTCAGGCCAGACTCATGTCCCtcaggaagaagaggagtggACAAAGCGTGACCCTCGGCGTGTCTGACAATG ATGACGTGGAATCAAAGGCTGATGATGGAAACGCTGAGCACAAAACCCCTAAAGACCGGCCGGCTGAAGCG AAACCTGCAGATGATAATACAAAAGCCGCAGAGGATGGTAAAAAGCCAGGAGAGAAGGatgaggctgctgctgaaaacaccacagaagaagacactTCCGCTAGCatagaagaaaaggaggaaaaccAGGAGACAAATGGTGAAAAagaaggaggggaagagaagaaggaaaatgatgaaaaagagggagaggcaaCAGCAGGAtctgaggagaagaaggaggaggtgggagaagaAGTGAAGGAGGAGGTCACAGATGAGAGTAAGGGGGGGGTAAAGAGTGAGGAGCAGGGGTCCAGCAGTAGCAACGGTGATAAGACCCAGGACagtaaagagaaagaggatggaAGCCATACATCTTCTGAGGGTGAAAAGGATGAGcaagagaaaaatatagaagAAGAGAAGCAAGAGAAAAACGGTGGAATGGGGGAGAATAGCAGCAAGGAGCAAGTTAATGATGTAGACACGGGGgaggaacagaaagagacagaaaacagcaatgACCCGGGGAAGACTCTGTCAGATAACAAGACAAAAGAGAACGATAACGGCAGAAGTAGCAGTAGCAACAGTAACCAGGAAGAAGATGTGAGCAAAACAACAGAGGGAGCCAgcaaaggagaagaggagagaaaggtgaATGGAGAGGTCAGCGGAGAGGATGATGAGGTGGACAGTGAAGCAGAGCTGGACATGGGGGAGAAACATTCAGAGAGTGGCAACGATTCCACAGcaaatggagagaaaggggaggatGATGGTAAAGACAATCAAGAAAAAAGCAGGAAAGAGGAGGAttag